The sequence AGGCGTCTTCATCATCTGTCAGGTCTAGAAGATGGCGAAAGCCAAAAACTGGCGCACACTGTGTCCCAGGGTTGGGACAGGGGTCTTGTAGGCTGGTGGGGTAGCAAGGAAGAGGCATCTAAAATCCTTGGCACACATGATTTTTTATAAATAAAAATGTGAACTAAAAATTTTAATAAACTAATTTCTCTACCTTCAATGACACTTTAAACAGTAAGGTAAATGCTCTCATAATACAACTTTAACAgaacaattatgcaaaatgagaaaatgctacaaatgcaacatgttaGATTAAAATTCACCTGGATAAGTAATTCTAATTGAATTTGTGTGAAATTGTAACATCAAGTGAATCTGCATGGCTAATAATCTAGTGAAGGAGGTAGATCATGTGATCGACACCCTGTTTGAATGTTCCTCTCAGAAATTAAAGATTAACAAATAAAGGTAAGCATCTTAATAATGTAAGTTCATTTCAAACCTGAAGGTGCGCCTTACCGATCCTTGTTGGTGTTCACCATTGGCAGCACAGTCTTGTCCAGAAATATGCCCAGGCCAACACGAAAGTTGTTTGTAAGGCGTTTCATCTCACGAACTGTCAGAGAAGTAATGGCAAAACGTCAGTTATGTCAGATAAGTGAGGTAAGAGCCAATGGTTTCGACATTGCTATTTTTACTCATAGCATCTGCTATTAGTCTGGACTTCTGTGCTAAATGGCCTATGTTGTGTAGTGATGAAAAGTGATATtatgtagtctccaaccagacccaatagattgcaaagaccgtatccaactggaagaaggagcttatagtgcaatctaaggtctggaacaagtcggtctgaacaaaggctattaacatctaattgttacctaatcaaactgtgcttctgtaagtgagtttattactctctgtccgcacgggcgtgcggcgccatgccgggctgacacctccaggccgcgactgagaggccgttcacttgggcagggctgtaccgcgaaaattaaacttcccaggaaaaataaagtaaatgttgccaacagaaaagacttggtctctttttcaaaatcaatctgttacgaagatcgctactaaaactgcttcaatcgtcacaaaatgcgatcaattttgaccagatacgtcggaactgtaagggcaattcccgccatgtggtcacgtggaatcttgcagttaatctctagtaatagtggcttgaacccgaaacagtaaacattgtctacgaatgtttttgtaagaacggttttccatgatgccacaaacatcgccgatgggtgaaagaaactgctattgtgagagctttttactaggctcaaccaaggcgcgaacctcccactgggacgtgcgcgggtgactgcgcttggtcataaaaagattagtaccccggacattcgtacggctgttagcattacaacgaggaggggcagcggcacctttattgaatagaaatgctccgccctgtttgagttgtagcagaccttgggttggctatgaaaactccttctgcctgttggatacggtctttgccaacccgtaggtctgcttggagactaatatTATGCTGATCACAGGATTGGTGTAGATATGTACAAACGTACAAAATCAGTACAAAACCTGCTAAAAGTCAtaatacagtgtacatgtatcaatgcaCTATAGTCTGTGAACAACAGTCATGTCTGAGTCCTTCAAAGCCTGCAAGGGTGTGTGTTCTATAATATAAGCCCAGGTGAACTTACTTAGAACTGAGTTAATGTCGACCAGTTTAGTGACATCATCTTTCATACTGAACGACATGTCCATGAGGTAGTACAGGTCCAGGGGGTAGTCCTCTACCTGCCGCACCTGCATGGACAGCTGCACAGCATCACCTTGCAGAGTAGGAGAAGAAATACATAATGACATTATGTATGAGTTGCCCAGGTTGGCAACAGCTATACATGTGTGGCCATGTCTGTTTGGTAGtagtatgaaataatgacatatacatataatttgGATGGGGATAAGGACATCAAATACATGATGGCAAATACAATGTTGACGTATTCAAACAAATGATAATCTGGACCTGGACACTATATACGAGTATTACAAGCTGCAATTTTATCCTTGATATAGCCTTTGTTTTCTAAACTTCACTGTTACAGTTAGTACTTTAAGCTGCTTGGGAAGGTTCTATATTGATGCCTTTGTATATGCATACAGTTTTGTCAATCTAAATGCAGGTCGAAGCAGTGCCTGagtcatgaaaacaaacaagaacatgAAGTATGGAAAACTATGTACCTTCTAAACCTGGACCATGCATTTGAACAGCTATTATCAAATACAATATGTGATAATCATAAATGAATTGAATGTTAGCTAGAGTTATGTTAGATGTACCTTTCCTCATCTTTAAGCTGATCTCCTGTGGTCTGACCTGGATGATATCTCCACTTTGTGCTGTTGAGCTAAGGGGCAGATCCTGAGGAAAGACAAAACTAACTTAATAACAAACTGCGCAGCGTTAGTATTGatttgtgttacagtaacagtgacCAAATCCCgtcatgttttccttttttcattctTAATTCTGTTAGAGTTAATGGTTCAAATAAAGATGAAGGTCCCAAAAATGTTCTTGCCTTCGTTTTTGTTGGCCCGTCTGTTGTTGGGTTCTGTATCTTGGTTGACAGGCAGGCATTCTTCTGTAGCGTGGTGACGAGGTCACACCGCGGACCTTGGTAACCCTGGCAGACAGGGGAAGATGGTGTCAAAGAGACAGATCTATGCATCATTTCTGATATCTTTCATATCAGTAAAAATTGATGTGGTTGATGTGGTCATGCATTATAAGTGGTTTGATAGCTTGTCTGAAACTTGTACTCAAATAAGATGTTTAAATGATGACAGACCCTCTACCAGTGGCCATTGCATTGCTTATCTTGACCATGGTGCGGAAAACCATACAATTGTTCTTTAATGAATCATCATGCCCATGGTGTCAAAAGCATCTATTCATGAGCTATTCTGTCCGTATATCTGAAGTCTATTAATTCACAAATtgtcctgtccatggtgctggaaCTTATTCACACACAAACTATCCTGTCCATGGTGATGAAAAACCTATTCATTTACAACCTGTCCTGTCCATGGTGATGAAAAAACTATTCATTTACAACCTGTCCCATCAATGCTGTTGAAAAAACTATAATTAATTTACAACCCGTCCTGTCCatgttgttgaaaaaaaaaactattcatCCACAAACTATCCTGTCCATGGTGATGAAAAACCTATTCATTTACAACCTGTCCTGTCCATGGTGATGGAAGACCTATTCATTTACAACCTGTCCTGTCTATGCTGTTGAAAAAACTATTTATTCACAAACTAACCTGTCCATGGTGATGGAACTTATTCATCCACAAACTACCCTGTCCatgatacgtttgtgaaggttagacatccaggtaaacaatatataaggagaaattcaaactctacaactggataaaaattcggagatttatttccggacgtttcgagtgacatccatccctcttcttcagcgtcactaaagtgaactagcagaacgaaccagtacttatatacaataactagaaaaaccggttttacatggcaaatcacacagtcatccataagcgacattgtaatgtaaaataagttaggaagattcctatggtaagacaacacatggtAAAGtgaaataagttaggaaggttcctatggtaagacaacaccataggaaaagtTAGCGTAGAACTCTCGGGTACCTGGGACTCCACCCTCCCCCCACCCAAAGGACAATAacttttcctatggtgttgtcttaccataggaaccttcctaacttatttcaCTTTaccatgtgttgtcttaccataggaatcttcctaacttattttacattacaatgtcgcttatgcatgactgtgggatttgccatgtaaaaccggtttttctagttattgtatataagtactggttcgttcagctagttcactttagtgacgctgaagaagagtgatggatcactcgaaacgtccggaaataaatctccgaatttttatccagttgtagagtttgaatttctccttatataccCTGTCCATGGTTCTGAAAACTATCTATTCACAACAATCAAGTCCCAAACtatcctgtccatggtgctgaaaatcGTTTCCATGGGAGGAGATGGGATGGAAGCATCTTACTTTTGTATAATGACACCGCCAGAAAATTAACtatgaaaattgaagaaaatttgcaaaaagAATGCTTTCAATACAGACAAAACGGATTGGAAATGTCATTCAGCTTATGTTCTCTCGTTTCTGACAATGTATAACAGTCAACTCGATCTGTTATGATTTGAGCCCGAAAAGATGGACATGAGCCGGGTTTCCCCaaaactgtaacgttacgttaatTATAAGCTGGGAAATGACAGTCAGCGCATATGACGTCACGAGTAATGGAGACTTACCTCCTCTGCACACCACCCGCATTTCGGACCTTGGCGAAGACAGTCCGCGCACGTCGGAGCGGAGCATTCTTGATCTGGAAGCGACGAATGGACAGCTTTGGTTTTTGAGTTCATTTTCAAAcaggtttgaaatattttttcaatGCTTTCATACATGTTGTTTTAGGAAATGATTACGTGGCCGATACACCTTGGTCCATTGAACCTACACTTTCTATGGTCACGAATTGTACATACTAACGTTAGTATCTTAACTTTCCATATGAAACGTAATATAGCTGATGCCACAACCTCGCAAGGGATATACATAATTATAATAGAAACCTGATCCGAGAAAGAGCAACACGCGATTGTAATGTGAAATCtacacacattgtacatggtCATGGAGCCTTCCTTATGGTAATGTTGCAACGCTATACATAGACGAATTCTACTCACCACTTTTCGCCAACGATGCCAACACGAGAAGGCACAACAATATACCCAAGTGACTGGAACCAGCTTCTCTTTTGCTGTGAAGTACGCAAAGTTGTAAACATCGTATCAATACAGTATTCAGTTGTGAATGAAAAGAAAGTAACGTTAATGGGAAACGCGATAGCCCAGAAACAGATTTTCGGTTTATTGTTTAGAAACCATGTAGATGCTGTGCATTTATTTATCATTGATGAACTCACATTTGGCCTAAGGGCTGTTTTCATGGAAGTCAAGGGGTCAAACAGtgcaaaaaaaatgtagatgtagTCAGTTTCATGATCTTGGTAAGGCGGTAGTTGTTGacaaaaggaaggaaggaaggacgggTGGGCTGGTTTGATTTTGCGCTACAAGCGGTTTGCATTTAAACTGCAGTTGGTTGTGTCATTTTCCTTAGGTCATGTGCAACTTACAAATGTGAACCATATGACTATCCATTCATACGCTTTGAATAATCACGACCGAAAAATATAATATCTTTATCACAAACGATCCAAAATCAAACAAACCACAGCTTTGGGGGAATTGTTGCCTCCTTTCCGAAGGgaatgaaaagaaaacgtttGCAGTTTCAGGCGATGTCGGGATCGGGAAAGAGGAACATACGTTAGCCGTATTGCATGGCATTTTTGCGCGGCGATGATGTTAACACGAAAGTAGTATGGCTAAACCCTTTATGTTCAAGAAGTAATGTTTGTAAGAATGTAGCgtcatatgatgatgatgaatgattatTAACAATAGATAAAGATTGACAACTGTCTTCACATTGCAGCAGTACTTTCAAAGGTTTGGGACACCAAACAATATAAAAGAATGATGCAGAAAATACTGGTAAAAGGCAGGAAGTCTACGTGACAAGATAAGAACACTAACAGTTATTTCAGCAATAAGATTCACGATATCAAAATTCCCAGTAGATCTATCAAGATTCAAAACACAAATTTGTGGGAGTTAAGAGAAACACAGCatgtttttttctactcatAATTTCTAAACATATGGCAACTATTTCAGATCCCTTAATACCAAGTATGAGTGATGATACGCAAAGGTCAAACTGATGACCCGGAATCCCCGGATACCCGCCCACGAGTAGCGTCCTGTCATTGTCTCCGAAATATTCCTGGACTGACTCAACCTTAAATCGTAATGTAATATGCATGCGGTAATGTATTTATGGTCACAAGTCCTGTTTCGTCTCCTCCTAAATTATGCATGTACATCGATTTTGACATCTGTTGCACATGGTGACCCTGGCTGACGCcggaattgattttttttaatcgttTGTTGTCAGAGTCATACAGTATCTACTACCAGCAACTTATATCTAAGTGTGAGCAGCatgtttgtgtaaaaatgtgcaGATCAGCAAACAACATAGCAGATAGAAGTGAATTCGATATCATGCCCATAGATCTATCATGCGTCGTGAATTTCTAACATACAGTACTAATGAAGGGGGCATAGATGTCGAGATATTTATATGATACCGTAATTTGCGTAATGACCAAACAAAATAAAAGCTAACTTTTCAATGGTCGTGTCGGATTGAATTTCTCTGTAAAATGATattatatgttatatatttgcATCGTCCTTGTAAAAGTGTAGCATTTCCAACCGTAGATACACGTATACATGTTCCTTACAAGATCAAAATCTGTAGGTTCTAATGAGCAGCAATCAAG comes from Branchiostoma lanceolatum isolate klBraLanc5 chromosome 2, klBraLanc5.hap2, whole genome shotgun sequence and encodes:
- the LOC136428363 gene encoding integrin beta-1-A-like, which codes for MPSKREAGSSHLGILLCLLVLASLAKSDQECSAPTCADCLRQGPKCGWCAEEGYQGPRCDLVTTLQKNACLSTKIQNPTTDGPTKTKARTFLGPSSLFEPLTLTELRMKKGKHDGIWSLLL